The window GAATCGAACAAACAAAGACCACAGATTATAACTCAGCAATGTCATTCGGGCTGCAAACTCTGTCACATTCTGTTTTTGTGAACAGAATCCCGCAAAGCCCCAGTGATTTTTTAATTCATCAAAAATATTTTCGCAATCAGCTCGTTTGTCATAGAGATCTGATATCTGCCAACAGGTAAATTGCTGCGGTGAAAGATCAGTCACAAAGGCCATCGTTTTGTATTCAAAGGTTCCAAACAGCGTTCCGCTTTCTTCAGGCGTTTCTTTTGCAATAC of the Chitinivibrio alkaliphilus ACht1 genome contains:
- a CDS encoding transposase — encoded protein: IAKETPEESGTLFGTFEYKTMAFVTDLSPQQFTCWQISDLYDKRADCENIFDELKNHWGFAGFCSQKQNVTEFAARMTLLSYNLWSLFVRFFNIDTHQEAKNSRRNFMLLPAKLVKSGRQKRLDISVCEKKWENIKRGYERIISWLKSNAPQLDLGATFTDFAISFQDHFTPKINLNCGI